One window of the Runella slithyformis DSM 19594 genome contains the following:
- a CDS encoding hydroxypyruvate isomerase family protein has product MKSNLSRRDAIKTLGASAATLSTALTTEAMAAEPLKLKGNIKHSVSRWCYGSIPFEELCQAAKDMGIESIELTGPKEWEVMKKYGLTSAMGWADPWPEKTGLTSFLNNPKNHDAIYKCYEELLPQAQAAGVTNVICFSGNRNGLGDYQGLLNCQKGVKRLIPLAEKYGVTLTMELLSSRASHPDYQCDNIEWGAVLCEMVGSEKFKMLYDIYHMQSMSGDHIRNIQRYGKYISHYHTGGHPGRNEIDETQEIYYPAIVKAIVATGYKGYIGQEFVPKAKDKAGMLESLKKCVLICDV; this is encoded by the coding sequence ATGAAATCAAATCTCTCCCGCCGCGATGCCATCAAAACGCTTGGTGCGTCGGCGGCTACCTTATCTACTGCTTTAACCACTGAAGCCATGGCCGCCGAACCGCTCAAACTGAAAGGCAATATCAAACATTCTGTCAGCCGTTGGTGCTATGGCTCTATTCCGTTTGAGGAACTTTGCCAGGCCGCTAAAGACATGGGTATTGAGTCGATCGAACTTACCGGCCCGAAGGAATGGGAAGTAATGAAGAAATACGGCCTCACTTCTGCCATGGGCTGGGCCGATCCGTGGCCTGAAAAAACAGGATTGACGAGTTTCTTGAACAATCCCAAAAACCACGATGCGATCTATAAATGCTACGAAGAACTGCTCCCGCAGGCACAGGCCGCGGGCGTGACCAACGTGATTTGTTTTTCAGGCAACCGTAATGGACTGGGGGATTATCAGGGTCTGCTCAATTGCCAGAAAGGGGTAAAGCGATTGATTCCTTTGGCCGAAAAATACGGCGTAACCCTCACGATGGAATTGCTGAGCTCACGCGCCAGTCACCCGGACTATCAGTGTGATAATATTGAATGGGGTGCAGTGCTTTGTGAAATGGTCGGCTCGGAAAAATTCAAAATGCTGTATGATATTTACCACATGCAGAGCATGAGCGGCGATCACATTCGCAACATTCAGCGCTATGGCAAATACATCAGTCACTACCATACCGGCGGTCATCCGGGGCGCAATGAGATTGACGAAACGCAGGAGATCTATTACCCGGCCATCGTCAAAGCCATCGTTGCCACGGGCTATAAGGGCTACATCGGGCAGGAGTTTGTGCCCAAAGCCAAAGACAAAGCCGGCATGTTGGAATCCTTGAAAAAATGCGTGCTTATCTGCGACGTATAG
- a CDS encoding DNA-directed RNA polymerase subunit alpha C-terminal domain-containing protein — translation MDLLTVKSTSLALFTVYKNLPKEVQNEFQLLLKEEKQTIETPKPEPQTYYGLYFKSWDTDLDTPRLLRSTIGVLNICGIVSIRSYNSLKRSGYFFIEDIMKEYKEKGHLRFIEHCGKKTEAEILATIQRFYTLKEQPEELFQNSELSEEVKFALTSFLRPARNNFSIPVEETSLSKKAIADAHYKGLTTINDLLDYYELFRTFGDYMYNKSDKGVTDKELLTFCLSYLTPQSLGSEDGGSDSY, via the coding sequence ATGGATTTATTAACTGTCAAATCAACCTCCCTTGCCTTATTTACGGTGTATAAGAATCTACCTAAAGAGGTGCAGAATGAATTTCAATTACTTTTAAAAGAAGAAAAGCAAACCATTGAAACTCCCAAACCCGAGCCACAAACCTACTATGGTTTATACTTTAAAAGTTGGGATACTGATTTAGACACACCGCGCTTACTGCGCTCTACGATTGGGGTATTAAACATATGCGGCATAGTATCTATCCGATCCTATAACAGTTTGAAACGGTCCGGATACTTTTTTATTGAAGATATCATGAAGGAGTATAAAGAAAAAGGCCATCTCCGATTCATTGAGCACTGTGGAAAGAAAACGGAAGCAGAAATTTTAGCCACTATTCAAAGGTTTTATACCCTGAAAGAACAACCTGAAGAACTATTCCAAAACAGTGAATTATCAGAGGAGGTAAAGTTTGCATTAACCTCTTTCCTTCGCCCTGCCCGCAACAATTTCTCCATCCCTGTCGAGGAGACTTCTCTTTCCAAAAAGGCAATAGCGGATGCTCACTACAAGGGTCTAACTACAATCAACGATTTGTTGGATTATTATGAGCTCTTCCGCACATTTGGGGACTATATGTACAATAAATCTGACAAAGGAGTTACTGACAAAGAATTATTAACGTTTTGTTTAAGCTACCTAACCCCCCAGTCACTCGGCTCTGAAGATGGGGGGAGTGACAGCTATTAA
- a CDS encoding HPP family protein, whose amino-acid sequence MVKSKIRRGYRIARYIVYKETLVDSVENFWSFAGAFLGVGLIAFLQSTLSESDNLFLIGSFGASAVLIFGAIQSPLAQPRNLVGGHVISALLGVSICQLFPTIIWLTAPLAVGLSIISMQITKTLHPPGGATALIAVIGSEKIKDLGYWFVLTPVASGVCILLAVALVFNNLTPNRRYPTGRRFSKTFKWVIIPTQKIMKRMRVKRQVV is encoded by the coding sequence ATGGTAAAGTCAAAAATCAGAAGAGGCTACAGGATAGCCAGGTACATCGTTTATAAAGAAACGCTCGTAGATTCGGTCGAAAATTTCTGGTCATTTGCAGGCGCTTTTTTGGGTGTTGGGCTGATCGCCTTTCTACAAAGTACCCTTTCCGAATCCGACAATCTATTCCTGATTGGGTCGTTTGGGGCGTCGGCGGTCCTTATTTTCGGAGCCATTCAGAGTCCATTGGCCCAACCCCGCAATCTGGTAGGCGGGCATGTCATTTCGGCTTTATTGGGGGTTAGCATCTGTCAACTTTTCCCCACTATTATCTGGCTTACGGCCCCACTTGCGGTAGGATTGTCTATCATCAGTATGCAAATCACGAAGACGTTGCATCCGCCCGGCGGTGCTACGGCATTGATAGCCGTCATTGGCTCTGAAAAAATCAAAGACCTCGGGTATTGGTTTGTGCTTACGCCCGTCGCTTCAGGGGTATGTATACTTCTGGCAGTGGCGCTTGTTTTCAACAACCTCACCCCTAACCGCCGATACCCAACCGGCCGCCGATTTTCAAAAACGTTTAAATGGGTCATTATCCCCACCCAAAAAATAATGAAAAGGATGCGAGTCAAGCGGCAGGTCGTTTGA